A portion of the Hoplias malabaricus isolate fHopMal1 chromosome 1, fHopMal1.hap1, whole genome shotgun sequence genome contains these proteins:
- the srsf10a gene encoding serine/arginine-rich splicing factor 10 isoform X2, with protein MNCEMVFYYELLKMQNLNSGSMFEDVRDAEDALHNLDRKWVCGRQIEIQFAQGDRKTPSQMRSKERRSPRSFSRYDDYERDGRHRRSRSRSYDRRRSRSPSYERRPRRSESPRDSRSHGRHRRSRSHENDRYRQPRDHGRVHHGGQSRSRSGSRSPSPDSRFKPKGRKSRSPSRSPRPLVKDLPPSAGAREEEPHAHSPSRSCSRSLSRSRSRSRSWAGRKSGGH; from the exons ATGAACTGTGAGATGGTGTTTTATTATGAATTGTTGAAAATGCAAAACCTTAACAGCGGTAGCATGTTTGAAGATGTGCGTGACGCCGAGGACGCGCTCCACAATCTGGACCGGAAGTGGGTGTGTGGACGGCAGATCGAGATCCAGTTCGCCCAAGGAGACAGGAAGa ccccGAGTCAGATGAGGTCGAAAGAACGCCGTTCTCCTCGCAGTTTCTCACGGTACGACGATTACGAAAGAGACGGACGACACAGACGCTCGAGGAGCCGGAGCTACGACAGACGCAGGAGCCGAAGCCCTTCGTACGAACGAAGACCCCGCCGCTCTGAGAGCCCCAGAGA CTCCCGCTCTCACGGCCGACACAGACGCAGCCGGAGCCACGAGAACGACAG gtACAGACAACCTCGCGATCACGGCCGAGTTCACCACGGCGGTCAGTCCCGCAGCCGTTCCGGTTCTCGCTCTCCTTCGCCCGACTCCAGATTCAAACCCAAAGGCCGTAAATCACGCTCGCCCTCTCGatcgccccgccccctcgtcaaGGACCTGCCCCCGTCCGCCGGCGCCAGGGAGGAGGAGCCTCACGCTCACTCGCCATCTCGCTCCTGCTCTCGCTCGCTGTCGCGCTCGAGGTCTCGTTCGCGGTCCTGGGCCGGACGCAAATCCGGGGGGCACTAG